A portion of the Longimicrobiaceae bacterium genome contains these proteins:
- a CDS encoding BamA/TamA family outer membrane protein — MHLSPRRTLPALFAALLAGAAPRPAWASAAGEVVCETGRISEIFVDNNSVFQVGSQDLEPRFNWAYRLANRMHVRTREDVIRRELLFREGDCYDPALLEDSERVLRSAAFIADADVFAVKQADGTYHVVVETRDEWSTRLEPQLESGAAVGLRGAELREDNLLGTGQHVSAFFREAHHERVYGASYGTPQLFKSHLRLDMGVARTPVGFSAEERLAYPFRGEAGRFAVREQVTHEEDYFEFYRARDGRLEQYLFPQRRRSFDLSGVVRIGQRGNLTLFGLGFTGDWVAYPRGGALVSTDPSRPPLPAADSGLAGLDSVSNVRVVFLAGQRNVHFDRRRALDAVRGTEDVRLGAEVELGIGRSLTAISTDDDVAMDLGIFASGDLPGGVLMGGRMTVQGNRDFAVAGDTSEWRNVFGQADVWAYWRPSPESRHTLVAAVSGIGGWHVDVPFQVTLGSRAGLRGYTRQVATGGRRAVATLEERTYLGWPFPRLFDLGTAVFVDAGRSWAGGDRFATNSKLEASGGFGLRMAFPPGSRRTYRLDVAAPVTGGFKARNLQITIGIGQAVGRGAVGDDSQITRSARPALSASVFSYPN; from the coding sequence TTGCACCTCTCGCCGCGCCGCACGCTTCCCGCACTGTTCGCCGCCCTGCTCGCGGGCGCGGCGCCGCGCCCGGCATGGGCGTCGGCGGCGGGCGAGGTGGTGTGCGAGACGGGGCGCATCTCCGAGATCTTCGTAGACAACAACTCGGTGTTCCAGGTGGGCAGCCAGGACCTGGAGCCGCGCTTCAACTGGGCGTACCGGCTCGCGAACCGCATGCACGTGCGCACGCGCGAGGACGTGATCCGCCGCGAGCTGCTGTTCCGCGAGGGCGACTGCTACGACCCCGCGCTGCTGGAGGACTCCGAGCGCGTCCTCCGCTCCGCCGCCTTCATCGCCGACGCGGACGTGTTCGCGGTCAAGCAGGCCGACGGCACCTACCACGTGGTCGTGGAGACGCGCGACGAGTGGTCCACCCGCCTGGAGCCGCAGCTGGAGTCCGGCGCGGCGGTGGGGCTGCGCGGCGCGGAGCTGCGCGAGGACAACCTGCTGGGCACCGGCCAGCACGTCTCCGCCTTCTTCCGCGAGGCGCACCACGAGCGCGTGTACGGCGCGAGCTACGGCACGCCGCAGCTCTTCAAGAGCCACCTGCGCCTGGACATGGGCGTGGCGCGCACGCCCGTGGGCTTCAGCGCCGAGGAGCGGCTGGCGTACCCGTTCCGCGGCGAGGCCGGCCGCTTCGCCGTGCGCGAGCAGGTCACGCACGAGGAGGACTACTTCGAGTTCTACCGCGCGCGCGACGGCCGGCTGGAGCAGTACCTCTTCCCGCAGCGGCGGCGCTCGTTCGACCTCAGCGGCGTGGTGCGCATCGGCCAGCGCGGGAACCTGACGCTGTTCGGGCTGGGGTTCACGGGCGACTGGGTCGCGTACCCGCGCGGCGGCGCCCTCGTATCCACCGACCCCAGCCGCCCGCCGCTGCCCGCGGCGGACTCCGGGCTGGCGGGGCTGGACTCGGTCTCCAACGTCCGCGTCGTATTCCTGGCCGGGCAGCGCAACGTGCACTTCGACCGGCGGCGCGCGCTGGACGCCGTGCGCGGCACCGAGGACGTGCGCCTGGGAGCCGAGGTGGAGCTGGGCATCGGCCGCAGCCTCACCGCCATCTCCACCGACGACGACGTGGCGATGGACCTGGGCATCTTCGCCAGCGGCGACCTGCCCGGCGGCGTGCTGATGGGCGGGCGCATGACCGTGCAGGGCAACCGCGACTTCGCCGTCGCGGGCGACACGTCGGAGTGGCGCAACGTGTTCGGGCAGGCCGACGTGTGGGCGTACTGGCGGCCCTCGCCGGAGTCGCGGCACACGCTGGTTGCGGCGGTCAGCGGCATCGGCGGGTGGCACGTGGACGTGCCGTTCCAGGTCACGCTGGGCTCGCGCGCGGGCCTGCGCGGCTACACGCGCCAGGTCGCCACCGGCGGGCGCCGCGCCGTCGCCACGCTCGAGGAGCGCACCTACCTGGGCTGGCCCTTCCCGCGGCTCTTCGACCTGGGCACGGCGGTGTTCGTGGACGCGGGGCGAAGCTGGGCGGGCGGCGACCGCTTCGCGACCAACTCCAAGCTCGAGGCCAGCGGCGGGTTCGGGCTGCGGATGGCGTTCCCGCCGGGCTCGCGGCGCACGTACCGGCTGGACGTGGCGGCGCCCGTCACCGGCGGCTTCAAGGCGCGCAACCTCCAGATCACCATCGGCATCGGCCAGGCGGTGGGCCGCGGCGCCGTGGGCGACGACTCGCAGATCACCCGCAGCGCGCGCCCGGCGCTCAGCGCCTCGGTCTTCTCCTACCCGAACTGA
- a CDS encoding sigma-54 dependent transcriptional regulator has translation MKVLLLDADRSVGRTLEPELDDAELHAAQGLTDGLRLLGSGVWDLILLDSDFSGAGMELLGRLREDSAAVPVVLLTSHPSMDLAMEAIRHGAHDVLAKPLPRGRVREIVTGIEEVRRMRPLPAEVPDEGVIVGSSPGMMGVFKAIAKAASSDATVLVLGESGTGKEMVARVLHSRSKRARGAFVAINCAAIPENLLESELFGHEKGAFTGAIGRRVGRFERASGGTLFLDEIGDMSLALQSKILRALQEREIERVGGASPVPIDVRIVAATNRDLSEAVREGRFREDLFYRLAVVTLNLPPLRDRGADLDLLASHLVARYAREHGRPIRAMAEEVFTVLRAHHWPGNVRQLRNAMERAVVMAEGSVLLPQHLPADVASPQNAARPAATDEVPLCTLEEMERRMIRRALSETGNNLTVAAERLGIHRNTLRRKIAEYGLGEV, from the coding sequence TTGAAGGTTCTCCTACTCGACGCGGATCGAAGCGTCGGTCGAACGCTCGAACCGGAGCTGGACGACGCGGAGCTTCATGCCGCCCAGGGGCTCACCGACGGGCTGCGGCTCCTCGGCTCGGGCGTCTGGGACCTGATCCTGCTCGACTCGGACTTCTCGGGCGCGGGCATGGAGCTGCTGGGACGGCTGCGCGAGGATTCCGCGGCCGTCCCGGTCGTGCTGCTCACCAGCCATCCCTCGATGGACCTGGCGATGGAGGCGATCCGGCACGGCGCGCACGACGTGCTGGCCAAGCCGCTTCCGCGCGGGCGCGTTCGCGAGATCGTGACCGGCATCGAGGAGGTGCGGCGCATGCGCCCCCTCCCCGCCGAGGTGCCGGACGAGGGCGTGATCGTGGGCTCCAGCCCCGGCATGATGGGCGTGTTCAAGGCCATCGCCAAGGCCGCCAGCAGCGACGCCACGGTGCTGGTGCTCGGCGAGAGCGGCACGGGCAAGGAGATGGTGGCGCGGGTGCTCCACTCGCGCAGCAAGCGGGCGCGGGGCGCGTTCGTGGCCATCAACTGCGCCGCCATCCCGGAGAACCTGCTGGAGAGCGAGCTGTTCGGGCACGAGAAAGGGGCCTTCACCGGCGCCATCGGCCGCCGTGTGGGCCGCTTCGAACGCGCCAGCGGCGGGACGCTCTTCCTGGACGAGATCGGCGACATGTCGCTGGCGCTGCAGAGCAAGATCCTGCGCGCGCTCCAGGAGCGCGAGATCGAGCGCGTGGGCGGCGCCTCGCCGGTGCCCATCGACGTGCGGATCGTGGCCGCCACCAACCGCGACCTGTCCGAGGCCGTGCGCGAGGGCCGCTTCCGCGAGGACCTCTTCTACCGTCTCGCCGTCGTCACGCTGAACCTGCCGCCGCTGCGCGACCGCGGCGCGGACCTGGACCTCCTGGCGTCGCACCTGGTCGCACGCTACGCCCGCGAGCACGGCCGGCCCATCCGCGCGATGGCCGAGGAGGTGTTCACCGTGCTCCGCGCGCACCACTGGCCGGGCAACGTGCGCCAGCTGCGCAACGCCATGGAGCGCGCGGTGGTGATGGCCGAGGGCAGCGTCCTCCTCCCGCAGCACCTTCCCGCCGACGTCGCCAGCCCGCAGAACGCCGCCCGCCCCGCCGCGACGGACGAGGTGCCCCTCTGCACGCTGGAGGAGATGGAGCGCCGCATGATCCGGCGCGCGCTCAGCGAGACGGGCAACAATCTCACGGTCGCCGCCGAGCGCCTGGGCATCCACCGCAACACCCTCCGCCGCAAGATCGCCGAGTACGGGCTGGGAGAGGTCTAG
- a CDS encoding S8 family peptidase, with translation MRHARHLLVIAAAIAAAACSDEQTSPVAPRQGGAAAPLLAAAPGREVAGSYIVSLKPGADARSVAAVARVKPARVYSAAMNGFAVQLTAGQLTALRHDPNVQYVEQDQVMHVATTQSGATWGIDRIDQRNRPLSGTYNYTSNGAGVKVYIIDTGIQASHPQFGGRASAVYDYAGGSGADCNGHGTHVAGTIGSSTYGVAKGVTLRAVRVLDCNGSGTVSGIMAGVDWVRVNAVHPAVANMSVGGGLSSSLNTAVTNMINSGVFTAVAAGNENQNACNTSPGSASGTLTVAASTSTDARATYSNYGGCVDVYAPGSSITSTWINGGTNTISGTSMASPHAAAVGALYKSTFGDAASSTIVSWIINNSTANVITGNPAGTPNRLLYKSTL, from the coding sequence ATGCGCCACGCCCGCCACCTGCTGGTCATCGCCGCCGCAATCGCCGCCGCGGCCTGCTCGGACGAGCAGACCTCGCCCGTCGCCCCCCGCCAGGGCGGCGCCGCGGCCCCGCTCCTCGCCGCCGCCCCCGGCCGCGAGGTCGCCGGTTCGTACATCGTCTCGCTCAAGCCGGGCGCCGACGCGCGCTCGGTCGCAGCCGTCGCGCGCGTCAAGCCGGCGCGCGTGTACTCCGCCGCCATGAACGGCTTCGCCGTGCAGCTCACCGCGGGCCAGCTCACCGCGCTGCGCCACGACCCGAACGTGCAGTACGTGGAGCAGGACCAGGTGATGCACGTGGCCACCACGCAGTCGGGCGCCACGTGGGGCATCGACCGCATCGACCAGCGCAACCGGCCGCTGAGCGGCACCTACAACTACACGTCCAACGGCGCGGGCGTGAAGGTGTACATCATCGACACCGGCATCCAGGCCAGCCACCCGCAGTTCGGCGGCCGCGCATCGGCCGTGTACGACTACGCGGGCGGCAGCGGCGCGGACTGCAACGGCCACGGCACCCACGTGGCGGGCACCATCGGCTCGTCCACCTACGGCGTGGCCAAGGGCGTGACCCTGCGCGCCGTGCGCGTGCTGGACTGCAACGGCAGCGGCACCGTGTCGGGCATCATGGCGGGCGTGGACTGGGTTCGCGTGAACGCGGTGCACCCGGCGGTGGCGAACATGTCGGTGGGCGGCGGCCTGTCGTCGTCGCTGAACACGGCGGTCACGAACATGATCAACTCGGGCGTGTTCACGGCCGTGGCCGCGGGCAACGAGAACCAGAACGCCTGCAACACCTCGCCCGGCAGCGCCTCGGGCACCCTCACGGTGGCGGCCTCCACCAGCACCGACGCGCGCGCCACGTACAGCAACTACGGCGGCTGCGTGGACGTGTACGCGCCGGGCTCCAGCATCACCTCGACCTGGATCAACGGCGGCACCAACACCATCAGCGGCACCTCGATGGCCTCGCCGCACGCGGCGGCCGTGGGCGCGCTGTACAAGAGCACGTTCGGCGACGCCGCGTCGTCGACGATCGTGAGCTGGATCATCAACAACTCCACCGCGAACGTGATCACGGGCAACCCCGCGGGCACGCCCAACCGGCTGCTCTACAAGTCCACGCTGTAA